The genomic DNA CCTCTACGTCTAATCCCCAGGCAACTGGAGGATGGAAGCAAGCGTGGGAGAAGAAACGTCAAAAACACCGCAGCTTGGAGGACTCAGGGTTAGAAACCCCGTCCTCCTGTGAGGCGGGGTAGTTCATAGAGAGGGTTCTGAAGGAGCGTCACGGTTTACCTGGGTTGGCAAGCAGATGGTAAACACAGAGCCTTGACCAAACTCACTGGCGACTGTAATGTCACCCCCCATCATGTGACAGAAACGGCGACTCAAGGATAACCCTAAGCCAGTACCACCATAGCGACGTGTAGTTGAGGCATCCGCTTGCGTAAAAGGCTGAAAAATCTGTTGCATTTGCTCAGGCGTAATGCCAATTCCAGTATCAGCAATCTCAAAAATAAAACAGTCCAAGCCCGTAGCGGCTCCGGTCGCTGCATTGGTCTTACTTTTGTAGACTGTTAGGGTAATCAACCCTTGTCGCGTGAATTTAGTGGCATTGTTTAACAGATTGCATAGTACCTGACGCACCTTCATCAGGTCGGCCTGCATCAAACCCAAGTCAGAGGCTAGGTTCACCTGTATCTTGTTATCGTTTTCTCTTAAAGAGAGATAAATAGTCGCAACAACTTCCTGTACCAAGGCAGCTAGGTCAAATGTCTCAATGTAGAGATCCATTTTGCCTGCTTCAATTTTGGAGAAATTCAGAATATCGCTGATGAGTACGAGCAGATGATGCCCTGACCTACGAATCGTCTCCAGACCAGGGGTATATTCGTCGTGCCCCATTTCCTCAAGTTCTTCTTGGATGAGCTCACTGTAACCAATGACGGCATTGAGCGGAGTGCGTAATTCGTGGCTCATGTTGGCGAGAAATGTATTTTTGGCTCGATTAGCCGCTTCAGCCGCATCTTTAGCTGCCTGCAATTTAGCTTCAGCTTGCTTACGTTCGGTAATATCCCGCCAAACAATTAAGCGCCCTGTAAGCCGATCGTAGGAGTCAGTCAAGGGAGAGATCCGCAGATCGAAACAACGTTCTTCAGCCCCTGTACCTAAGCTAATTTCTGCGTGAGCTTCCAGAAGATTGCCGTACTGTTGCAACAAATGCGGCCACTGGGCCAATACTCGCATGACGGGTTGCCCGATCGCTGTTGTATTCCACCCAATCATCTGTTGAGCCGCAGGGTTTAGATCTACGATGCGATTCTGGATATCTAAAACCATCACCCCATCACTCATCCCTTCAATCACCGCGTCCCTTGCCACAGGCACAATGTCGAGCAGCCGAAAGCGAAACAGTCCCCAGGCCATTGCCATCCCCGTCACCGTAAAAGCAAAAGGAGTCAGGTCTAGATGGGGAAAAGGATTTAAGCGTAGAAGGTAGAGCGCATTAGCAAGCCAAGGCGCGATCGCCCCAATTAATAAAGCCCAAGCTTGCCCTCGATAGAGTTGAGGAGAACGCAGCAGCGCCCGCACAATCAGCAGCGTACCTAACCCAGTTAAGCAATAAGAGTAAGCGGCGTGAACCCAAAACCCGATACCGTGGGTCACCCTCATGAGGGTGAAGGAGCCAATTAGCTGCAAGCTCGTTTGGGACCAAACCAACCGATGCCACTCGTTCGTCCACACTAGAAGCGACATGGCCAAAGGTTCGATGGTTAGCAGTAGCAGATTTCTGCGAGTGATCCATTTGGTTCGCCCTGTGTACTGGAGGGCAAAGAGCAACCAAGCCGCTGGAACGACTACAATGCCCAGGTACTGAGCTTTTCCCGCTAAAATTTTGCTGGGTAAGTCAATGCTACTGACTTCCCAAATGTAGCCGAGCAACCATTCTGAGACGGCCAGCATGAACAGCCCAAATGTAGCCGCAATCCTAGCAGAACGACGTCGCCACGCTAGGCACACGAGGGTAATGGAGGCCCCAGTGGCAATGATCAGCGGAAAAGCATAAGGAGTAGACTGCCAATGCAGCATACTGGGAATTCCCATGTTGTAAGGGATAGCTTAAATGGGTTTGCTTAAAAAGAACTGCATTTTTTCGATTAATTGATTGAAGTTTACTGGCTTAGTTTCATATTCATCACACCCTGCGGCCAAACATTTTTCACGATCGCCTGCAAGGGCATGAGCGGTCAGCGCAATGATGGGGATGCTGTAGGTGGCAGGAATAGCCTTGATCTGCTGCGTTGCCTGCCAACCATCTAGGACGGGTAGGCTCATATCCATCAGAATCAAGTCGGGGGCTTCCGATTGCGCGATCGCCACGGCTTGAGCACCATCCACAGCATGTATGACTTGATAACCCCGCATCCGTAGCCGTCGCAACATCATAAAAGAGTTCACCTCGTTGTCTTCAACGAGTAAAATTTTAGTCATATATTTTCTTGGCAGCCTGCTGGCGCAATGACGGCTAACCTTGCTGCTGTATAAGTGGTTGCTGTATAACTAAGCGCCTCTATATCTAGTTGTATAGCAAGATACTAAAATAACCACCGAGTTCCTACAGGGGTTAACTGTGCCCTAGGCAAAGTGTATTCAGTGTCTATCAGTACTGTATATTTAGCAACTTCAATGCCAATCCCTGCTACCTGGATGATTCGGAATATTCGCTTCGATTGGGGGCGGCGTACTTACCTAATGGGCGTACTGAATGTAACGCCAGATAGCTTTAGTGATGGGGGCCAATTTGACTCTTTAGCGGCAGCCTTAGAGCAAGCGAAGCGTTTGGTAGCAGCAGGGGTAGACATTGTAGATGTTGGTGGTCAGTCTACGCGACCCCAAGCCGCTGAGATTGATGTAGAAACAGAACTGGAGCGGGTAATTCCAGTTATAGAGGCGGTGCGATCGCAGCTGGATATGCCCATTTCGGTAGATACAACCAGAGCGGTTGTTGCTAAAGCAGCTGTAGAGGCTGGAGCTGACATTGTCAACGATATTTCGGGCGCAACATTTGATCCAGACATGCTACCGACTGTCGCAGCTCTGCAAGTGCCCCTGATCTTGATGCACATTCGAGGCACACCCCAGACGATGCAGCGATTAACCGATTACGAAGACTTGGTTGGAGAGATTCAAGCATTTCTGCAAGATCGCATAGAGGCAGCGATCGCGGTGGGGATTGACCCTGCTCACCTCATGATCGATCCAGGAATTGGCTTTGCCAAAACTTACTCGCAAAACTTAGAGCTGCTGCGCCGAGTCTCAGAATTTCGAGCCTTAGGGTGCCCTGTTTTAGTTGGGCCTTCCCGCAAAAGTTTTATTGGGCATATCCTCAACCAACCAGATCCACAACAACGAGTTTGGGGCACAGCGGCTGCTTGTTGTGCGGCGATCGCTGGCGGCGCTGACTTGCTTCGGGTGCATGATGCCCAGGAACTACGAGAGGTTTGCCTGGTAGCGGATGCCATTTGGCGGCAAGCTTAGCTCAAGGGCCAAAAAACTCAGTTAGCCGGGATAAGAGCCATTGCCAGGACCGCTCCCACCTCCTCCATCCATGCCATCTGGAGTAGTTGGTGTTTCCATCAAGTTCTCCAAGGCTTCGCTCATCGCCTTCGGGTCCATAAAGATGACTTTGGAGTTAGGGCTTTCACTAATCTTTTCATTGGCTTCCACATACCGCTGAGCAATCAGGTACTTCAGCACCTCACTCGTATTGGGTTGAGCTTGGAGGGCTTTAGCGATCAAGCGCATCGATTCGACAGTACCTTCTGCTTCAGAAATAGAGGCACGTTTGCGAATTTCCGCCGCCCGCTGCTGGGCCATTGATTCTAAGAGAGAGGCAGGTGGCGAAATGTTTTGCACCTCAACCCGCGTCACTTTCACGCCCCAGGCTGCGGTCGCTTCATCCAGCTGATGCAAGAGGGTTTGGTTAATCTCAGAGCGAGATGAATAGGTTTCTTCCACCTTCATTTGGCCCAGGGCTGAGCGTAGAGTCGTGAGCACGAGGTTTTTGATGCCTAACTCCACATCTTCCACCGAGTAAAAAGCTCGCTCTAGTTCTAGAATCCGCCAGTAGACTACCGCGTCTGCTTTCAGACACACGTTATCTTTCGTAATCGCTTCTTGGGGTTCCACGTCCAACACTTGCTCCCGCACCGTGTCTTCCAGAACGATCGAGTCCACAAAAGGCACGATAAAGTTCAATCCGGGAACGAGCTTGCGGTGGTAGCGGCCCAACCGTTCTACCAGCGCTTCATTACCTTGGTTGATGATTTTTACAGAGCCAACGGTATAACCGACAATGACTAAGGCTAAGGCGGCAAGAATAGACTCCATAAGTTCATCAACTCCCGATGAGTGGGTTAGGCAGAAACGCAGAGCTAGAATTACTCAGACTACAACTTTTCAGTTTAGTTGTTAGTTTCATTCGCTTGAGGGCAGTCTGTCCGAAATATTCAGGTCTGGGTAATCAGTCGGGATAACAATCAGGGTGTTGCGTTGACGCCCAACCACATAGACTCGTTGCTGGGGTGCGATCGCCACATCTGGTAACTGGCAGCAAGCCTGCCACAGCGTCCCTTCATAAATAACGCGCCCCACCCCACCCGCCGGAATGGCGGTTCTCGCCCAAGCTTCGGTATCATGCTTGAGAGTTTTGGCTTCTTTCGGCATCAGCGATCGCATGAAATTAGCTAGGGTGAATGACAGCACACCCCATAAAATCATTTGGGCGAGGGGAGAAGGAATGCTGAGGGCGGCGATCGCAGTAATAATGGCGGCTATGCCTAAAGCTGGAATACTAGGCTCCGGAATTAGTGACCCCAAGGCGAGGCAGAGCATACCGCCAATGAGCCACAAAGCATGAGCAGGTAGAGTGACCACCAGTAGTGACCCGTAAACATAAGGCAGGATATTAGCTTTGCAATGTGACTAGGTGGAATGATGGGGCGGTGAGCCGCAGAGCTACAAGCTACCCTGCACGATTATTCAGTTGCTAG from Trichocoleus desertorum ATA4-8-CV12 includes the following:
- a CDS encoding NfeD family protein codes for the protein MVTLPAHALWLIGGMLCLALGSLIPEPSIPALGIAAIITAIAALSIPSPLAQMILWGVLSFTLANFMRSLMPKEAKTLKHDTEAWARTAIPAGGVGRVIYEGTLWQACCQLPDVAIAPQQRVYVVGRQRNTLIVIPTDYPDLNISDRLPSSE
- a CDS encoding PAS domain S-box protein translates to MGIPSMLHWQSTPYAFPLIIATGASITLVCLAWRRRSARIAATFGLFMLAVSEWLLGYIWEVSSIDLPSKILAGKAQYLGIVVVPAAWLLFALQYTGRTKWITRRNLLLLTIEPLAMSLLVWTNEWHRLVWSQTSLQLIGSFTLMRVTHGIGFWVHAAYSYCLTGLGTLLIVRALLRSPQLYRGQAWALLIGAIAPWLANALYLLRLNPFPHLDLTPFAFTVTGMAMAWGLFRFRLLDIVPVARDAVIEGMSDGVMVLDIQNRIVDLNPAAQQMIGWNTTAIGQPVMRVLAQWPHLLQQYGNLLEAHAEISLGTGAEERCFDLRISPLTDSYDRLTGRLIVWRDITERKQAEAKLQAAKDAAEAANRAKNTFLANMSHELRTPLNAVIGYSELIQEELEEMGHDEYTPGLETIRRSGHHLLVLISDILNFSKIEAGKMDLYIETFDLAALVQEVVATIYLSLRENDNKIQVNLASDLGLMQADLMKVRQVLCNLLNNATKFTRQGLITLTVYKSKTNAATGAATGLDCFIFEIADTGIGITPEQMQQIFQPFTQADASTTRRYGGTGLGLSLSRRFCHMMGGDITVASEFGQGSVFTICLPTQVNRDAPSEPSL
- a CDS encoding response regulator, which gives rise to MTKILLVEDNEVNSFMMLRRLRMRGYQVIHAVDGAQAVAIAQSEAPDLILMDMSLPVLDGWQATQQIKAIPATYSIPIIALTAHALAGDREKCLAAGCDEYETKPVNFNQLIEKMQFFLSKPI
- a CDS encoding paraslipin; this encodes MESILAALALVIVGYTVGSVKIINQGNEALVERLGRYHRKLVPGLNFIVPFVDSIVLEDTVREQVLDVEPQEAITKDNVCLKADAVVYWRILELERAFYSVEDVELGIKNLVLTTLRSALGQMKVEETYSSRSEINQTLLHQLDEATAAWGVKVTRVEVQNISPPASLLESMAQQRAAEIRKRASISEAEGTVESMRLIAKALQAQPNTSEVLKYLIAQRYVEANEKISESPNSKVIFMDPKAMSEALENLMETPTTPDGMDGGGGSGPGNGSYPG
- the folP gene encoding dihydropteroate synthase, translating into MPIPATWMIRNIRFDWGRRTYLMGVLNVTPDSFSDGGQFDSLAAALEQAKRLVAAGVDIVDVGGQSTRPQAAEIDVETELERVIPVIEAVRSQLDMPISVDTTRAVVAKAAVEAGADIVNDISGATFDPDMLPTVAALQVPLILMHIRGTPQTMQRLTDYEDLVGEIQAFLQDRIEAAIAVGIDPAHLMIDPGIGFAKTYSQNLELLRRVSEFRALGCPVLVGPSRKSFIGHILNQPDPQQRVWGTAAACCAAIAGGADLLRVHDAQELREVCLVADAIWRQA